A genomic window from Chitinophaga pollutisoli includes:
- a CDS encoding MFS transporter, whose protein sequence is MTTNSIPRAATTSWRLKAIFTGSVGNLVEWYDWYAYSAFAIYFAPVFFPSGNATAQLLNTAAIFAVGFLMRPLGGWLFGTIADRQGRKTAMTLSVLLMSLGSLLIACTPAFSTIGVAAPVLLLLARLMQGLSVGGEYGTSATYLSEVADSSRRGFFSSFQYVTLIGGQILALGVQMLLQRVFLTPEQLAEWGWRIPFVIGALLAITALYLRRNMHESVNVNIKKKDRGSVKALFRNHPRAVLTVVGLTMGGTLAFYTYTTYMQKFLVNTVKLSKEESTLISFFLVLIFACIQPLFGKLSDRIGRKPLLIGFGVLGTLCTVPLLTAISQATSVWSAFFLILAALLIVSGYTSINAVVKAEMFPAEIRALGVGFPYALTVAIFGGTAETIAFALKDVGHESLYYWYVTICIFISLLVYVFSPDSRKGSYMDREQL, encoded by the coding sequence ATGACCACCAATTCCATTCCACGTGCAGCCACAACATCGTGGCGACTGAAAGCAATCTTTACCGGATCCGTCGGCAACCTCGTGGAATGGTACGATTGGTACGCCTATTCCGCCTTCGCGATTTATTTCGCGCCGGTCTTTTTCCCTTCCGGCAATGCCACCGCGCAACTCCTGAACACCGCCGCGATATTTGCCGTCGGTTTTCTTATGCGCCCACTCGGCGGATGGCTCTTCGGCACCATCGCCGATCGCCAGGGCCGGAAAACGGCGATGACGCTTTCGGTACTCCTGATGTCGCTCGGTTCGTTGCTGATCGCCTGCACGCCCGCATTTTCCACCATTGGCGTAGCCGCGCCAGTGCTGCTTTTGCTCGCGCGACTCATGCAAGGCCTTAGTGTCGGCGGCGAATACGGCACTTCCGCCACGTACCTCAGTGAAGTGGCGGACTCCTCACGCCGGGGTTTCTTCTCCAGCTTCCAATACGTAACGCTCATCGGCGGACAAATCCTCGCACTCGGGGTGCAAATGCTCCTGCAAAGAGTTTTCCTTACACCCGAACAACTCGCGGAATGGGGATGGCGCATCCCATTCGTCATCGGTGCACTGCTGGCGATCACCGCACTTTATCTCCGCCGCAACATGCACGAATCCGTGAATGTGAATATCAAAAAGAAAGACCGCGGCTCCGTGAAAGCGCTCTTCCGAAATCACCCGCGCGCCGTGCTGACTGTGGTGGGACTTACTATGGGCGGTACTTTGGCGTTCTACACTTATACCACTTACATGCAAAAGTTTCTCGTAAACACCGTGAAACTTTCTAAAGAAGAATCCACGCTGATTTCGTTTTTCCTTGTGCTGATCTTCGCATGTATTCAGCCGCTGTTCGGTAAACTGTCCGACCGGATCGGGCGAAAGCCTTTGCTGATCGGCTTCGGCGTGTTGGGAACATTGTGCACGGTGCCGCTGCTGACGGCGATCAGCCAGGCCACTTCGGTATGGAGCGCATTCTTTTTGATCCTCGCCGCGCTCTTGATTGTAAGTGGTTACACGTCGATCAATGCCGTTGTTAAAGCGGAAATGTTTCCGGCGGAAATCCGGGCACTCGGCGTGGGTTTTCCGTATGCGCTGACCGTCGCCATTTTCGGGGGAACGGCGGAAACCATCGCGTTTGCGTTGAAAGACGTTGGCCACGAATCGCTGTACTATTGGTATGTGACCATCTGCATTTTCATCTCGCTGCTCGTTTATGTTTTCTCCCCCGACAGCCGGAAAGGTTCGTATATGGACAGGGAGCAATTATAG
- a CDS encoding CopD family protein: protein MYLTIKALHIIFIVTWFAGLFYIVRLFVYFTEAQEMEEPQRSILQDQYRIMMKRLWFGITWPSAILTLVFGPWMAFLLGSIPVWLWIKLAFVLGLYFYFFFLHGIYKDLHAGVVKRSSTQLRVWNEVATIFLVAIVFLVVLKSFLSMIWSMVGLIIFTACLMVAIKVYKRVREKKNK, encoded by the coding sequence ATGTATCTCACCATCAAGGCGCTTCATATCATTTTCATCGTGACCTGGTTCGCCGGACTGTTCTACATTGTGCGGCTGTTTGTGTATTTCACGGAAGCGCAGGAGATGGAAGAGCCCCAGCGCAGCATCCTCCAGGATCAATACCGGATCATGATGAAACGGCTTTGGTTCGGGATTACCTGGCCCTCGGCAATCCTCACGTTGGTCTTCGGTCCGTGGATGGCTTTTTTGCTGGGAAGCATTCCGGTTTGGTTGTGGATAAAACTTGCGTTTGTATTGGGACTATATTTTTACTTCTTTTTTCTCCACGGCATTTACAAAGATCTCCATGCCGGCGTGGTGAAACGCAGCTCTACGCAATTGCGTGTCTGGAATGAGGTAGCCACGATCTTCCTGGTGGCGATCGTTTTCCTGGTGGTGCTGAAAAGTTTTTTAAGTATGATCTGGTCGATGGTGGGCCTCATCATTTTCACCGCCTGCCTGATGGTAGCGATCAAGGTGTACAAGCGGGTCCGCGAAAAGAAGAATAAATAA
- a CDS encoding porin family protein yields the protein MSEQFEHNIRKKLQDAEVPFEPQAWDRMEKLLDQPRNRRPMWWWFGGLAIILGLGGWWWFTRPASYNFSSSPKTENSASTTVPENDVENGSPDKNAIPEEDNKLNVDKPDGATISESNNTEKSSRKAIIPIFKESDAVNKSPANSERNKDVNEQANASILSFHKTTTNETIKTGVDKPIAPSVLTFQKSKLEDERRKDVDKTVSTAPLSSQKDKNALHVPASVDNPSLPPATSDKNHAPNTSAPTPVNNSANPAVPDTNTVKEFSNETWKAPRRKGFDGGIHLGPDVNATGSLTGLRAGFTGGLLIRYHVNNKWYLSTGAAYTKKLYQASPKEYNSPYPGNYVDIDADCDVIDVPLQVHYVFAENPSGRWNVSVGASTYFMLREKYDYYYPNNYKRTRVFSNQNQHWFSVINISAGWEKNTKGRLNWGLHPYLKIPAGGVGEGKVKLYSAGLSLQLTMGKK from the coding sequence ATGAGCGAACAGTTTGAACATAATATCCGAAAGAAGCTGCAGGATGCAGAAGTTCCGTTCGAGCCCCAGGCCTGGGACCGGATGGAAAAACTGCTGGACCAACCCCGCAACCGGCGCCCGATGTGGTGGTGGTTCGGCGGCCTCGCCATTATCCTCGGGCTCGGCGGTTGGTGGTGGTTCACACGCCCTGCCAGCTATAATTTTTCATCTTCCCCCAAAACGGAAAATTCCGCCAGTACCACCGTACCGGAAAATGATGTGGAAAATGGATCTCCTGATAAAAATGCAATACCTGAAGAGGACAACAAATTGAATGTGGATAAACCGGATGGTGCGACAATCTCGGAAAGCAACAACACAGAAAAATCTTCCCGCAAAGCGATAATACCGATTTTTAAAGAATCGGATGCGGTGAATAAATCGCCGGCAAATTCTGAAAGGAATAAAGATGTGAACGAACAGGCTAACGCCTCCATTCTTTCTTTTCATAAAACGACTACGAACGAAACGATTAAAACAGGTGTGGACAAACCTATCGCTCCTTCCGTTTTAACTTTCCAAAAATCGAAGTTGGAGGATGAAAGGAGAAAAGATGTGGATAAAACTGTCTCAACAGCTCCCTTATCTTCCCAAAAAGATAAAAATGCTTTACATGTTCCGGCAAGTGTGGATAACCCCTCCCTTCCGCCGGCCACGTCCGATAAAAATCATGCTCCAAACACCAGCGCGCCCACCCCTGTGAACAACTCGGCCAACCCGGCCGTACCAGACACAAATACGGTGAAGGAATTTTCCAATGAAACCTGGAAAGCCCCGCGGAGAAAGGGTTTCGATGGTGGCATCCACCTCGGTCCGGATGTAAATGCCACCGGATCGCTCACAGGTTTACGTGCCGGATTTACCGGAGGCCTCCTGATAAGGTACCATGTGAATAACAAATGGTACCTGAGTACCGGGGCCGCCTACACAAAAAAGTTGTACCAGGCGTCTCCAAAAGAATATAATTCTCCCTACCCCGGAAATTATGTGGATATCGATGCCGATTGCGATGTGATCGATGTGCCGCTGCAAGTGCATTATGTATTTGCTGAAAATCCCTCCGGCCGATGGAACGTGAGCGTTGGCGCTTCCACTTATTTCATGCTCCGCGAAAAATACGACTACTATTATCCCAACAATTATAAACGCACCCGCGTTTTCAGCAACCAGAACCAACACTGGTTTTCTGTGATCAATATCAGCGCGGGCTGGGAAAAAAACACGAAAGGACGACTGAACTGGGGCTTGCACCCCTATCTGAAAATCCCGGCCGGCGGCGTGGGAGAAGGAAAAGTGAAGTTGTATTCTGCCGGCCTTAGCCTGCAGCTGACAATGGGGAAAAAGTAA
- a CDS encoding sigma-70 family RNA polymerase sigma factor, with amino-acid sequence MQDISAIIAGCKKWDRSSQEALYRQFFGYAMAICLRYANNKDEAIEILNDGFLKIFHHIDSYDSSRPFKSWLSKVMANTSIDHLRSRKKIHFTEDITQVYDLGMPDEHAISKLTYEEILGLVQVLPPAYRTVFNLYVVEGFQHQEIAKMLGISEGTSKSNLFKAKRILKEKIDALTSMNISGSGPIGATQPS; translated from the coding sequence GTGCAAGACATATCAGCAATTATAGCGGGCTGTAAAAAGTGGGACCGCTCCAGTCAGGAAGCACTTTACCGGCAATTCTTCGGATATGCCATGGCAATCTGTTTGCGATATGCGAATAACAAAGATGAGGCGATTGAAATTTTAAACGACGGGTTCTTGAAAATTTTTCACCACATCGATTCTTACGATTCGTCCCGACCTTTCAAAAGCTGGTTGAGCAAAGTCATGGCGAATACTTCCATCGACCATTTGCGCAGCCGGAAGAAAATTCATTTTACCGAAGACATCACACAAGTCTATGATCTCGGTATGCCCGACGAACATGCGATCAGCAAATTGACGTATGAGGAAATTCTCGGGTTGGTCCAGGTGCTCCCTCCTGCTTACCGGACTGTTTTCAATTTATATGTTGTTGAAGGATTCCAACACCAGGAGATTGCTAAGATGCTTGGCATTTCGGAGGGCACTTCAAAATCCAATTTGTTTAAGGCGAAAAGGATTCTCAAAGAAAAAATCGATGCGTTAACATCCATGAATATTTCCGGCTCCGGCCCGATCGGCGCCACCCAACCGTCATGA
- the mnmG gene encoding tRNA uridine-5-carboxymethylaminomethyl(34) synthesis enzyme MnmG yields MFPVYDVIVVGAGHAGCEAAAAAANMGSRVLLVTMNMQTIAQMSCNPAMGGIAKGQIVREIDALGGYSGIVTDQSMIQFRMLNRSKGPAMWSPRTQNDRMLFAAKWREALENTPNVDFYQDMVKGLIIKNGVCRGVITGLGHEISARAVVLTNGTFLNGVIHIGDKQFGGGRVAEKAATGITEQLVSLGFESDRLKTGTPPRIDGRSLDYSKMEEQKGDDEIVGFSYMDVEKIRPEQQRSCWITYTSEQVHDILKTGFDRSPMFQGRIQGTGPRYCPSIEDKINRFAERERHQLFVEPEGFNTVEIYVNGFSTSLPEDVQLKALRLVPGFENVRMFRPGYAIEYDYFPPTQLQFSLETKQVSNLFFAGQINGTTGYEEAACQGLMAGINAHLKVRAQAPLVLKRSEAYIGVLIDDLINKGTDEPYRMFTSRAEFRTLLRQDNADLRLTERSHALGLASDERMTRTREKLEGVEKIKAILKELPLEPEEANSWLQANNSASLTQKQRAHQVLLRPGIDIFSMCENLPKVAKALENYSREVLEQVEIQVKYDVYIEKENELVQRMSQLEDLMIPEAFDYSKLVSLSNEARQKFTRIKPRTLGQASRISGVNPSDVQILMVYMGR; encoded by the coding sequence ATGTTCCCAGTTTACGATGTTATTGTAGTAGGCGCCGGACATGCCGGCTGTGAAGCCGCTGCTGCCGCCGCCAACATGGGCTCCCGGGTACTCCTCGTTACCATGAACATGCAGACGATTGCCCAAATGAGTTGCAATCCCGCCATGGGTGGTATCGCAAAAGGCCAGATCGTTCGTGAGATTGATGCCCTTGGAGGGTACTCCGGCATCGTGACCGACCAATCCATGATCCAGTTCCGCATGCTGAATCGTAGTAAGGGGCCTGCTATGTGGAGCCCCCGCACCCAAAACGACCGCATGCTTTTCGCCGCCAAATGGCGCGAAGCTCTGGAGAATACACCGAACGTAGACTTCTACCAGGATATGGTGAAAGGGCTCATCATCAAAAATGGCGTTTGCCGGGGCGTGATCACCGGTCTCGGACATGAAATTTCTGCCAGGGCTGTTGTACTCACAAACGGCACTTTCCTCAACGGCGTCATTCACATCGGAGATAAACAGTTCGGCGGCGGCCGCGTTGCAGAAAAAGCGGCAACCGGAATCACTGAACAACTCGTTTCCCTCGGCTTCGAAAGCGACCGTCTCAAAACAGGAACACCTCCCCGTATCGATGGCCGCTCCCTCGATTATTCCAAAATGGAAGAACAAAAAGGCGACGATGAAATCGTTGGTTTTAGCTATATGGATGTAGAAAAAATCCGCCCGGAACAACAACGCTCCTGCTGGATCACCTACACCTCCGAACAAGTACACGACATTCTGAAAACCGGATTCGACCGGTCGCCTATGTTCCAGGGAAGAATACAGGGAACCGGACCGAGATATTGCCCTTCGATCGAAGATAAAATCAACCGCTTCGCGGAACGCGAAAGACATCAGCTCTTCGTGGAACCAGAAGGTTTCAATACCGTGGAAATTTATGTGAACGGATTTTCAACCTCCCTCCCCGAAGACGTCCAGCTTAAAGCGCTTCGCCTCGTGCCGGGTTTCGAAAATGTACGCATGTTCCGCCCGGGATATGCGATCGAATATGATTACTTCCCACCAACACAATTGCAATTTTCACTGGAGACGAAGCAAGTGTCTAACCTGTTTTTTGCCGGTCAGATCAACGGAACTACCGGTTACGAAGAAGCTGCTTGCCAGGGTTTGATGGCCGGAATCAACGCACATTTGAAAGTCCGGGCGCAGGCGCCGCTCGTTTTGAAACGCAGCGAAGCTTATATTGGGGTGCTGATCGACGACCTTATCAACAAAGGAACTGACGAACCTTACCGCATGTTCACCTCGCGCGCGGAGTTCAGAACGCTCCTCCGCCAGGATAACGCCGACCTCCGTTTGACCGAACGCAGCCATGCGCTTGGCCTCGCGAGCGACGAGCGCATGACCCGCACCCGCGAAAAATTGGAAGGGGTAGAAAAAATAAAAGCGATTTTGAAAGAGTTACCACTCGAACCAGAGGAGGCTAACTCCTGGTTGCAAGCCAATAACTCCGCATCGCTTACACAAAAACAACGCGCGCACCAGGTCCTCCTCCGCCCCGGCATCGACATTTTCTCGATGTGCGAAAACTTACCTAAAGTCGCTAAAGCACTGGAAAATTATTCAAGAGAAGTGTTGGAGCAAGTGGAAATCCAGGTAAAGTATGATGTGTATATCGAGAAGGAAAATGAACTCGTGCAACGCATGAGCCAACTCGAAGATTTGATGATCCCTGAAGCATTCGATTATTCGAAACTCGTTTCGTTGTCGAACGAAGCGCGCCAGAAATTTACACGCATCAAACCGAGAACACTTGGCCAGGCCAGCCGGATTAGCGGAGTGAATCCGAGCGATGTGCAAATCCTCATGGTCTACATGGGCCGATGA